Sequence from the Symbiopectobacterium purcellii genome:
GGTGACTGCTCCGCGATTTCGTTGCCGTTCTATAACGAAGAGACGAACGTTACTGCCTGGCACATCATGCGGGATTTTCTGATCCCGATGGTGAAACAGGCCGGAACGATTTCCCATCCCTCTGAAGTGCGTGAAATCTTTATGCCGGTTAAACGCAATAATTGTGCTAAAGCGGCGATTGAAGGCGGTATCTGGGATGCCTTTGCCAAGCAGCAAGGCATTTCGCTGCATCAGGCGATTGGTGGCACGCGCGATCGGGTGGAAGCGGGGGTCAGCATCGGTATTCAATCTTCCCCGCAAAAGTTGGTCGAGGTGGTCGCTGGCTATCTGGAAGAGGGCTATCGCCGTATCAAGATAAAAATCAAACCGGGCAAGGATATCGATTACATCGAGGCGCTGCGCAGCACCTTTGGCGATATCACACTGATGGCCGATGCCAACTCCGCCTATTCGTTGGACGATATCGATTTCTTCAAGCGTCTCGACCGTTTCAATTTGTTGATGATTGAACAGCCACTAGCGCACGATGACATCGTCGATCACCGCAAACTTCAGGCGGCGATTGCTACCCCCATTTGTTTGGATGAAAGCATTGCCTCAGTAGAAGACGCGCGCAAAGCCATCGAGTTGGGCAGCGCCCGCATCATCAATATCAAAGTGGCGCGGGTGGGTGGTATCACCGAGACCCTACTGATCCATGACTACTGTCAGGCGAACCAGATCCCCGTATGGTGTGGTGGCATGCTAGACACCACGGTGGGCAAAGCGCACAACATTGCGGTGGCGACGTTGCCCAACTTCGTTTACGCCCACGATATTCCGCCTTCCAGCCGCTACTGGCATGAAGATTTTATGCTACCGCTGGTGGAAATGGATGCGGATAGCTGTGTCGCGGTGCCAAACGCACCCGGGATTGGTTTTGATATCAATCCCACGCTGTATCAACGCTACTGCTACGGCGAAGAAACGTTTCAATTTTAATGCTGGATTCAGCATTGGGGCGTCAACACCAGGGAAACGCCCACTCTACTAAAACAGGAAACGCAACATGACATTCAAAAAATGGTTACCGCTGCTGCTCGTTCCCTTGCTGGGGTTCGGACAAGCTTATGCCGCTGATGCGGCTAAAGAGATCACGATCGGCGTTTCACCCGGTCCCTATGGCGATATGGTAAAACAAGCCATCAAACCGGAGCTGGCTAAGAAAGGCTATACCGTAACTGTGCGCGAATTCAGTGACTATATTCAGCCTAATTTGGCGCTGTCCAACAACAGCATTGATGCCAACTTGTTCCAAAACCGCCGCTATCTGGATCGTTTTAGCGCTGACAAAGGATTGAAACTGTCTGAAGTGATCACCGTACCGACGGCGAGCATGGGCTTCTATTCCAACAAGGTGAAACATCTTGATGAACTGAAAGCCGGTGATGTGGTGACGCTGCCGAACGATCCGTCCAATCTGGCGCGTTCGTTAGATTTTTTGCAGAAATATGGGCTGATCAAGATTAACCCGGATATTACCCCCACCAAGGCATCGCTACGCGATATCACCGAAAACCCCAAGGGTTTGGTGTTTAAACCGTTGGAAGCGGCACAACTGCCACGCGCGCTAGGCGGCGTAACCGGGTCACTGATCAACGCCAATTTTGCCATTTCTGCGGGTTTGAAATTGGCCGATGCCATTCAGTTGGATATTCTGCCGGAAGACCTGAAAAACATGATCGTGGTGCGAACAGAAGATGCCGATAAGCCTTTTGCGCAGGATTTGAAAGCGGCTGTTGAATCACCGGAGTTTGAAGCCTTTTTCGATCGTAAAGACACCATGTTCTCTGCGTTCCAGAAACCAGAATGGATGACGGCGCGTCACAAACCGTAATCCTGTTCTCTCCACTTTGCAAAGGCCGCGTAAGCGGCCTTTTTCGTACTTTATTCCTGGCTATACTCGCGATGTTTTGCCAACAGGGCGCTACCTTGTTCTCCCAGTTCCCAGAACAACCCTGTCATGATCGCCGTACCTTCCTCCACCACTGGTTTTAGCAGGTGCTCATTGACCGCATGCTGTCCGCAGGTGGGATAAGAGTGGGGGATCCACAGTGTCGGCAATCCCAGAATATCCGCAAATACATCATTGGGCAGTGAGCCACCCAGATTGGGCAGCAGCGTTGGTGACTTACCGCTGATTTCGCGCATTAGGTCCAGTGTCCAATCTACCAGCGGATTTTGTGGATCAAAACGGGTGGCGGGGGAGCTGTTGAGCAGTTCAACGTCAATATGCCCGTAGCCGTGCTGGGCCAAATGACGACGCACATGGTCAATCAGCCGGTCACTGTCAGTACCGACCACAAAGCGCAGTTGGCATACGGCCGTCGCCGACGCCGGAATGGCGTTGACCGGACGTGGCGGATTGCCGGTAACAAACGAGAGCACCTCAAGCGCGTTCCATCCCAGCAATTTCTCTGCGGCGCTCAGACCCGGCTCACCCCAGTGTGGGTCGATGTCTGGGTCGCCTGGATTACCCGCCGGTATCACATCTTGCAGTATCGTGCGCAGCGCAGGCGTCATCGGTGGCGGCAGTAAATCGTCGATCAGAATCTTGCCGCTGCCGTCAACCAGCGTGGCGATGGCGTTGGCAAGCTGTGTGCCGGGGTTGCTGAGCCGTCCCCCCCAGTTGCCAGAGTGATAGGCGCGATCGCGCCCGCGCACATGCAGTTTAAAGTTAATGCAGCCGCGGGAGCCTAAAAACAGCGTTGGACGATCGGCATGCAAGCGTGGACCATCGGAGGCGATAAAAATATCCGCTGCCAGCAGCGCTGCGTGTTGGCGACATACTTCGGCCAGCCCCGGAGAACCAATCTCTTCGCCCATTTCAAACAACAGCTTGCAGTTGAACCCCAGCCGCGCACCGCGTGCCAGATAGACCTGTTCCAGCGCCAGTAAATTGATCGTGTGCTGGCCTTTATTATCCGCGCTGCCGCGTCCGTACCAGCGGTCCTGCTCTGCGATCAGTTGCCACGGATCCAAGCCTGCGCGCCAGTTGGCCGCATCACCGAACACCACATCCCCGTGCCCATAAGAAAGGAGAGTGGGGAACGCAGGATCTTCGATGCGCTCTGCCAACATAAAGGGCATCTCCGGTGCGGCCTCTGTGGTAAGAAAATGGCAGATAAAGCCCATGGTTTCCAATGCCGGACGCAGCTCATCGCTCAGATAAGCGCGCAAGGCGGCATGATTATCGGGTTTCTGGCTCTCGGTGGCCAGCGCCAGGCGGCGCGCCAGCGTGTGAGCAAAATCACCACGCGTCACACAGCGGGTGGCGCGGCGAATGACATCGGAACGTGTCATAGATTCCTTTATGATTGTTTTGGAAAAGCAAAGGCTATTTAAGGGAAAAACGGGGTTTGCCACCATAATAAAATTTGCAATCAAGCTTTGCTTTTCATATAAACCTCGAACGGCCTATTGGGAATTTCTTAGATTATGTTGAGCAGTGAACTCCGTTATTTTCTGGCTGTGGCAACGACGGGCTCACTGAGTGCCGCCAGTCAGCAGCTCTTCGTGGCGGTGTCCGCCATCAGTCGACAGGTTCAGCGTTTGGAAGAACGTATGGGCGTGTCTCTGTTTGAGCGCCACGCGCGCGGCATGATTTTGACTGATGCAGGCCGTATTCTGGAAAATCATGTGCGTAAAAGCATGATGGATTTAGACGCGGCGGTGGCAGAAATTCAGGGACTGAGCGCGCAACATAAAACGCAGATTAGCGTCGGATGCACCGAAGGAATGGCTTTCGATGCATTGCCCAATCTGTTTGCCCGGTTTCAGCAATCCCACCCGGAAACCGCGTTCCACTTAAAAGTGGGATCGGCACAACAGGTCTCGCAGATGGTTCGTCACGGTGAAGTGGACATCGCGTTGCAATTTGCGTTTGCGCCAGAGCACGGTGTTGAAGTACTGCTTTCGCTACCTGCGCCGTTACTGCTGTTGATGGCGGAGGATCACCCGCTGGCAGGCAACACCGTTCTGTTAGCCGATCTGGCCACTTACCCGTTGGCATTGCCTGAACCGACCACCACGCTGCGTCAACTGTTCGATCTCTCCTGCCGCATGCAGGGCACTTATCTGGAGCCCACGCTCTGTTGCAGCAACTTTACCACCCTCTATCACTATGTACTTTCCACGCCGCAGGCGGTAACGGCATGTAGCTTTTATTCGGTGATGTATAAGTGCCGACAAGCGCCGCTCCGGCTGGCGAAGTTGGCGATGCGACAACTGGAACAGCGTGCCTTGCAGGTGCAAATCCAGTCCGGACATACACTCACATATGTGCAGCAGGCGTTTATCGCGATGATGCAAGACGAATTTTACGATGCGGAGCGTTACTGTGATTCGCTGTTTGAGAGCGATGAGTCGCTGACCGTGAGCTAAAGCCGTTCACTGATGACTTCAGGTAAAAATCGGATTTTGTGTTCAGAACAACCTCGATAACATTGCGGTAGCATAGACGATGCATCGGCAAAGCAACTCGCGTTGTTCTAGCCGTCTTGTAGGGTTGACGGTTCTTTGTTGAACAAACACATGGAGATTCGTTATGTTACGCAAGCGGCCGATGGCATGTTATGCCAACAGGAAAGACGCTGTTTGTTTTTATGGCCCTGTTATCTACCGATTTGACGCTGTTTACCCCATAAAAGCGTTTTCACCTAAACAAACCTTTTCAATGGCCCTGCTGCGAGGGGCGTTACGCCGCCAAGGCGGTGAGGGGCGGGGCGTACTGTATTGCCATCCACAGCAACAAACCGACGTGGCAGCGTGGTTGAGTCAACACACGCATTTAGGCTGGCGTCTTGAAGCCGACGCAAAATTACTGCCGGGTGAAATGCGGTTAATGACGGAAGGGGGCGCATTTGCCTTGAGGTGGTAACGCCTTTATAGCATGATCTCTTATTATGGGAATGACGATTGGCTAAAATAAAGTGTTACAGGTGGATTTCAGCAGCTTCACGGAATAATAAAGCCCTTTGTTTTTTCCGTAGTGAAATAAAGTCACGCACCAATGTCAATAAAATCCGCCAATGCAACTCTCTGGCGCTTTATAACGTTTTCCATTTTTCCCTCTATTATCCCAAACAACATTAATCACAGTGCGCGTTGTTAACAGCGCGTATCAGACCCGTAAAACACGACCAGATTGCTTTCTTATCTGAAAATAGAGTGGTCGAGGTCTTTGCTGATAGAGTGACGTTAGGAAATGAAACTATCATTACAAATCAATGAACCCAGTAGGTACCGTTTTACTCATCCAAACACCATTCGGTGCTTGGTAGAATTTAATGCCCTGTTGGTACATTAATAAGGCATTAATTTTTAATACAGTTGGTTTACCGTGTCGTTGTCCAATGGCTATAGCCGTAGTTTCATCACTCGACAAATGTACATATTGGCGTGATCCAGCCAGTAGACCTTGTTCTTTGATAGCCTCCAAAAAACGTGTTGCAGTGCCATGATACAAGAATTCTGGGGGCATTTTCTCGTTAAAGCAAATATCTACTTGTTGCACTGAATGCCCTTGAACAGCTCGGATGCAGCGTCCATCCTCTGAAATAGCAAACCGTTTTTTATCACTACTCTCAACAACAGCGTGGATAAGTTGTTGAGTAAGCATGTTTTTAGCCTTGCTAGCACAGGCAATCAATGTGTTGATATCCGCCAAACCTTCACTGTCTAAAGTTAAGCCAATTGACTGAGGTTGATGGCGTAAGACGTAACTTAAAAATTGGCTTACTTCGGTATGTTTTTTGCTCATGTTGAACCTCGCCAATAACGTTGGAAGCAATGGGTTTTATTTATAGATCATATGATTGTAGTTAGCTCGCCAACATGATAATCAATAGCGCCAGCTCAGCGATCACCGCCATCTTTTACCCGGTGGTACGGAACCAAAGGCAGCGATCTACGCTGGCATGTCGCAAAACAACGGTATACTAAAGCCACGTGGAGCAAAATGCGCATTGTTTTTCAGCGCAACAAAAGCGTAAAAAAAACTTACAAGGAGTTTCGATGAATTGGCAGCATGTGTTCTTCTCGGCGGCCGTTGCGCTTGTCGTGGCAAGCGTTCTCACGTTGATGAGGAAGAAACAATGGATTGGTAAAACTACGTGGGTTGTTATCTTCGTTGCTGTGATTATCGGGTGGAATGTGATTGATACGGCGTACCTGATGCCGGATAAAGCACGTTCACTGGAATTGCAATATGCAGAATCATCAATGGTGAAACTGCCAATTTTTCAAGCCATTAAACAATATGCCCCGGATACCTATCAGGCCCTCAAGGAAAAAGTTGTTGACGCTAAAGCTGAGGGCAAAGATCTTCAGCAGGCGATCGATCTGGTGCAGGCTGATTCATCGGCTTTTTTACTGTCCCGTCTTTATCCTGCGCCTGATGACAAGGTTAT
This genomic interval carries:
- a CDS encoding HrpE/YscL family type III secretion apparatus protein — translated: MALLRGALRRQGGEGRGVLYCHPQQQTDVAAWLSQHTHLGWRLEADAKLLPGEMRLMTEGGAFALRW
- a CDS encoding MetQ/NlpA family ABC transporter substrate-binding protein, which gives rise to MTFKKWLPLLLVPLLGFGQAYAADAAKEITIGVSPGPYGDMVKQAIKPELAKKGYTVTVREFSDYIQPNLALSNNSIDANLFQNRRYLDRFSADKGLKLSEVITVPTASMGFYSNKVKHLDELKAGDVVTLPNDPSNLARSLDFLQKYGLIKINPDITPTKASLRDITENPKGLVFKPLEAAQLPRALGGVTGSLINANFAISAGLKLADAIQLDILPEDLKNMIVVRTEDADKPFAQDLKAAVESPEFEAFFDRKDTMFSAFQKPEWMTARHKP
- the kptA gene encoding RNA 2'-phosphotransferase yields the protein MSKKHTEVSQFLSYVLRHQPQSIGLTLDSEGLADINTLIACASKAKNMLTQQLIHAVVESSDKKRFAISEDGRCIRAVQGHSVQQVDICFNEKMPPEFLYHGTATRFLEAIKEQGLLAGSRQYVHLSSDETTAIAIGQRHGKPTVLKINALLMYQQGIKFYQAPNGVWMSKTVPTGFIDL
- a CDS encoding M20 family metallopeptidase, which gives rise to MTRSDVIRRATRCVTRGDFAHTLARRLALATESQKPDNHAALRAYLSDELRPALETMGFICHFLTTEAAPEMPFMLAERIEDPAFPTLLSYGHGDVVFGDAANWRAGLDPWQLIAEQDRWYGRGSADNKGQHTINLLALEQVYLARGARLGFNCKLLFEMGEEIGSPGLAEVCRQHAALLAADIFIASDGPRLHADRPTLFLGSRGCINFKLHVRGRDRAYHSGNWGGRLSNPGTQLANAIATLVDGSGKILIDDLLPPPMTPALRTILQDVIPAGNPGDPDIDPHWGEPGLSAAEKLLGWNALEVLSFVTGNPPRPVNAIPASATAVCQLRFVVGTDSDRLIDHVRRHLAQHGYGHIDVELLNSSPATRFDPQNPLVDWTLDLMREISGKSPTLLPNLGGSLPNDVFADILGLPTLWIPHSYPTCGQHAVNEHLLKPVVEEGTAIMTGLFWELGEQGSALLAKHREYSQE
- the menC gene encoding o-succinylbenzoate synthase: MKIDKIVLRKMKMALKTPFTTSFATQTEKHFTIAEVHAGGVIGYGDCSAISLPFYNEETNVTAWHIMRDFLIPMVKQAGTISHPSEVREIFMPVKRNNCAKAAIEGGIWDAFAKQQGISLHQAIGGTRDRVEAGVSIGIQSSPQKLVEVVAGYLEEGYRRIKIKIKPGKDIDYIEALRSTFGDITLMADANSAYSLDDIDFFKRLDRFNLLMIEQPLAHDDIVDHRKLQAAIATPICLDESIASVEDARKAIELGSARIINIKVARVGGITETLLIHDYCQANQIPVWCGGMLDTTVGKAHNIAVATLPNFVYAHDIPPSSRYWHEDFMLPLVEMDADSCVAVPNAPGIGFDINPTLYQRYCYGEETFQF
- a CDS encoding LysR family transcriptional regulator, whose protein sequence is MLSSELRYFLAVATTGSLSAASQQLFVAVSAISRQVQRLEERMGVSLFERHARGMILTDAGRILENHVRKSMMDLDAAVAEIQGLSAQHKTQISVGCTEGMAFDALPNLFARFQQSHPETAFHLKVGSAQQVSQMVRHGEVDIALQFAFAPEHGVEVLLSLPAPLLLLMAEDHPLAGNTVLLADLATYPLALPEPTTTLRQLFDLSCRMQGTYLEPTLCCSNFTTLYHYVLSTPQAVTACSFYSVMYKCRQAPLRLAKLAMRQLEQRALQVQIQSGHTLTYVQQAFIAMMQDEFYDAERYCDSLFESDESLTVS